Proteins encoded by one window of Acinonyx jubatus isolate Ajub_Pintada_27869175 chromosome X, VMU_Ajub_asm_v1.0, whole genome shotgun sequence:
- the SLITRK4 gene encoding SLIT and NTRK-like protein 4 produces MFLWLFLILSALISSTNADSDIPVEICNVCSCVSVENVLYVNCEKVSVYRPNQLKPPWSNFYHLNFQNNFLNILYPNTFLNFSHAVSLQLGNNKLQNIEGGAFLGLSALKQLHLNNNELKILRADTFLGIENLEYLQADYNLIKYIERGAFNKLHKLKVLILNDNLISFLPDNIFRFASLTHLDIRGNRIQKLPYIGVLEHIGRVVELQLEDNPWNCSCDLLPLKAWLENMPYNIYIGEAICETPSDLYGRLLKETNKQELCPMGTGSDFDVRILPPSQLENGFTTPNGHTTQTSLHRLVTKPPKTTNPSKISGIVAGKSLSNRNLSQIVSYQTRVPPLTPCPAPCFCKTHPSDLGLSVNCQEKNIQSMSELVPKPLNAKKLHVNGNSIRDVDVSDFAEFEGLDLLHLGSNQITVIKGDVFHNLTNLRRLYLNGNQIERLYPEIFSGLRNLQYLYLEYNLIKEILAGTFDSMPNLQLLYLNNNLLKSLPVYIFSGAPLARLNLRNNKFMYLPVSGVLDQLQSLTQIDLEGNPWDCTCDLVALKLWLEKLNDGIVVKELKCETPVQFANIELKSLKNEILCPKLLNKPSAPFTSPAPAITFTTPLGPIRSPPGGPVPLSILILSILVVLILTVFVAFCLLVFVLRRNKKPTVKHEGLGNPECGSMQLQLRKHDHKTNQKDGLSTEAFIPQTIEQMSKSHTCGLKESETGFMFSDPPGQKVTMRNVADKEKDLLHADSRKRLSTIDELDELFPSRDSNVFIQNFLESKKEYNSIGVSGFEIRYPEKQQDKKNKKSLIGGNHSKIVVEQRKTSEYFELKAKLQSSPDYLQVLEEQTALNKI; encoded by the coding sequence ATGTTTCTTTGGCTCTTTCTGATTTTGTCAGCCCTGATTTCTTCGACAAACGCAGATTCTGACATACCGGTGGAAATTTGCAATGTGTGCTCCTGCGTGTCAGTCGAGAACGTGCTCTATGTCAACTGTGAGAAGGTTTCAGTCTACAGACCAAATCAGCTGAAACCACCCTGGTCTAATTTTTATCACCTCAActtccaaaacaattttttaaatatcctctATCCGAATACATTCTTGAATTTTTCACACGCAGTATCCCTGCAGCTGGGAAATAATAAACTGCAGAACATTGAGGGAGGAGCCTTTCTTGGGCTCAGTGCATTAAAGCAGTTGCACTTGAACAACAATGAACTCAAGATTCTCCGAGCTGACACTTTCCTTGGCATAGAGAACTTGGAGTATCTCCAGGCTGACTACAATTTAATCAAGTATATTGAACGAGGAGCCTTCAATAAACTCCACAAACTGAAAGTTCTCATTCTTAATGACAATCTGATTTCATTCCTTCCTGATAATATTTTCCGATTCGCATCTTTGACCCACCTGGATATACGAGGGAACAGGATCCAGAAGCTCCCCTATATCGGGGTTCTGGAACACATAGGCCGCGTTGTCGAACTGCAACTGGAAGACAATCCTTGGAACTGCAGCTGTGATTTGTTGCCTTTAAAAGCCTGGCTGGAGAACATGCCATATAACATTTACATAGGAGAAGCTATCTGCGAAACGCCCAGTGACTTATATGGAAGGCttttaaaagaaaccaacaaacaaGAATTATGCCCCATGGGCACGGGCAGTGATTTTGATGTACGAATCCTGCCTCCGTCTCAGCTGGAGAATGGCTTCACCACTCCCAATGGCCACACTACCCAAACGTCCTTACACAGATTAGTGACCAAACCGCCGAAAACGACAAACCCTTCCAAGATCTCTGGCATCGTGGCAGGCAAATCCCTCTCCAACCGCAATCTCAGTCAGATCGTGTCTTACCAAACGAGGGTGCCTCCTCTTACGCCTTGCCCAGCACCTTGCTTTTGCAAAACCCACCCTTCGGACTTGGGACTGAGCGTCAACTgccaagagaaaaatatacagtCCATGTCTGAACTGGTCCCGAAACCTTTAAATGCCAAGAAGTTGCACGTCAACGGCAATAGCATCAGAGACGTGGACGTCTCAGACTTCGCCGAGTTTGAAGGACTGGATTTGCTCCATTTAGGCAGCAATCAGATTACGGTGATCAAGGGCGACGTATTCCACAATCTCACTAATTTACGCAGGCTGTATCTCAACGGCAATCAGATTGAGAGACTCTACCCCGAAATATTTTCGGGCCTTCGTAACCTGCAGTATCTGTATTTGGAATACAATCTGATTAAGGAGATCTTAGCAGGCACCTTCGACTCCATGCCCAATTTGCAATTGCTGTATTTAAACAACAATCTCTTAAAGAGCCTGcctgtttacattttttctgGAGCGCCCCTGGCTAGACTGAACCTGCGGAACAACAAGTTCATGTACTTGCCCGTCAGCGGGGTCCTCGATCAGCTGCAGTCTCTGACGCAGATTGACTTGGAGGGCAACCCTTGGGACTGCACTTGTGACTTGGTGGCATTAAAGCTGTGGCTGGAGAAGCTGAATGACGGCATCGTGGTGAAGGAACTGAAGTGTGAGACACCCGTCCAGTTTGCCAACATTGAACTGAagtccctcaaaaatgaaatcttatgtCCCAAGCTCTTAAACAAGCCATCGGCGCCGTTCACGAGCCCCGCACCTGCCATTACGTTCACCACCCCACTGGGTCCCATTCGAAGTCCTCCCGGTGGCCCAGTGCCTCTGTCTATTTTAATCTTGAGCATCTTGGTGGTCctcattttaacagtgtttgttgCTTTTTGCCTTCTTGTTTTTGTGCTGCGACGAAACAAGAAGCCCACCGTGAAGCACGAAGGCCTGGGGAACCCGGAGTGTGGCTCCATGCAGCTGCAGCTCAGGAAACACGATCACAAGACCAACCAAAAAGACGGACTGAGCACAGAAGCTTTCATTCCACAAACCATAGAACAGATGAGCAAGAGCCACACCTGTGGTTTGAAAGAGTCCGAAACCGGGTTCATGTTCTCGGACCCGCCGGGACAGAAAGTCACTATGAGGAACGTGGCCGACAAGGAGAAAGATTTGTTACATGCAGACAGTAGGAAGAGACTGAGCACCATCGACGAGCTGGATGAATTATTCCCGAGCAGGGATTCCAATGTGTTTATCCAGAATTTTCTTGAAAGCAAAAAGGAGTACAACAGCATAGGTGTCAGCGGCTTCGAGATCCGCTATCCGGAAAaacaacaagacaaaaaaaacaagaagtcGCTGATAGGCGGCAACCACAGTAAAATTGTTGTGGAACAAAGGAAGACCAGCGAGTATTTTGAACTGAAGGCAAAACTCCAGAGTTCCCCCGACTACCTACAGGTCCTTGAGGAGCAGACAGCTTTGAACAAGATCTAG